The Haloarchaeobius amylolyticus genome window below encodes:
- a CDS encoding AMP-dependent synthetase/ligase, which translates to MNWQDAEREYDDEVIGRTNLARMFEEAADRYDDRPAQLYKGGVYDRSLTRSVLPEVPDEEFRAISYTDMQSIVRNLAAGFRDLGVGPGDRVGLFANTRMEWAQCDFALLAAGAVVTTVYSGSSKEQVRYLLDDPDAEGVVVENADAMNRVLEVEDDLDLEFIVVMDWIEGFHDREDIYTLNEVHDRGAEVFDVDAYQEWVDERGWDDLASLIYTSGTTGQPKGVQLTHGNFRANVNQIRKRYGPRPDKGDTPVIDENTRSVSYLPLAHVFERTAGHFIMFASGAAVGYAESPDTLRADFALVRPNAATSVPRVYEKIYDAIREQASESEFRLKIFEWATDVGKEYHETENPGVALRAKAAVADRLVFKKVRDALGGNVDYLLSGGGSLSAELCSLYHGMGLPILEGYGLTETSPVVSVNPPEEPKIGTIGPPLPGVEVKVDESAIDQEPFADDPGTVGELLVKGETVTQGYWEKPGETRRAFVEDDDGERWFRTGDIVHQREDGYLEFRERSKQLLVLSTGKNVAPAPIEDAFASSQVVEQCMVVGDGEKFVGAIIVPNSERLRTLAAEADVDLPENPGAMCAHEFVRETIQEEVDRLNQNFERHEQIKDFRLVPEEFTEENDMLTPTMKKKRRNIMERYEDEIAALYAED; encoded by the coding sequence ATGAACTGGCAGGACGCGGAGCGGGAGTACGACGACGAGGTCATCGGGCGAACGAACCTCGCCCGGATGTTCGAGGAGGCCGCCGACCGGTACGACGACCGGCCGGCACAGCTCTACAAGGGTGGCGTGTACGACCGGTCGCTGACGCGGTCGGTGCTCCCGGAGGTCCCCGACGAGGAGTTCCGGGCCATCAGCTACACCGACATGCAGTCCATCGTCCGCAACCTCGCGGCGGGGTTCCGCGACCTCGGCGTCGGCCCGGGCGACCGCGTGGGGCTGTTCGCGAACACACGGATGGAGTGGGCGCAGTGTGACTTCGCGCTGCTGGCGGCCGGTGCGGTCGTGACGACCGTCTACTCGGGGTCGTCGAAGGAGCAGGTCCGGTACCTGCTCGACGACCCGGACGCCGAGGGAGTGGTCGTCGAGAACGCCGACGCGATGAACCGGGTGCTGGAGGTCGAGGACGACCTCGACCTGGAGTTCATCGTGGTGATGGACTGGATCGAGGGGTTCCACGACCGCGAGGACATCTACACGCTGAACGAGGTCCACGACCGCGGCGCGGAGGTGTTCGACGTGGACGCCTACCAGGAGTGGGTCGACGAGCGCGGGTGGGACGACCTCGCGAGCCTCATCTACACCTCCGGGACCACGGGCCAGCCCAAGGGCGTCCAGCTCACCCACGGGAACTTCCGGGCGAACGTGAACCAGATCCGCAAGCGGTACGGCCCGCGCCCGGACAAGGGCGATACCCCGGTCATCGACGAGAACACGCGTAGCGTCTCGTACCTCCCACTGGCGCACGTCTTCGAGCGCACCGCGGGGCACTTCATCATGTTCGCCTCGGGGGCGGCGGTCGGGTACGCCGAGAGCCCCGACACCCTGCGCGCCGACTTCGCGCTCGTCAGGCCCAACGCGGCGACCAGCGTCCCGCGGGTGTACGAGAAGATATACGACGCCATCCGCGAGCAGGCCTCCGAGTCGGAGTTCCGCCTGAAGATCTTCGAGTGGGCGACCGACGTGGGCAAGGAGTACCACGAGACGGAGAACCCGGGCGTGGCGCTCCGGGCGAAGGCGGCCGTCGCCGACCGCCTCGTGTTCAAGAAGGTGCGCGACGCCCTCGGCGGGAACGTCGACTACCTCCTCAGCGGCGGTGGGTCGCTCTCGGCCGAACTCTGTTCGCTCTACCACGGGATGGGCCTGCCCATCCTCGAGGGATACGGGCTCACGGAGACCTCGCCGGTCGTCAGCGTCAACCCGCCGGAGGAGCCGAAGATCGGCACCATCGGGCCGCCGCTGCCGGGCGTCGAGGTGAAGGTGGACGAGAGCGCCATCGACCAGGAGCCGTTCGCGGACGACCCCGGCACGGTCGGCGAGTTGCTCGTCAAGGGCGAGACGGTGACGCAGGGCTACTGGGAGAAACCCGGCGAGACGCGCCGGGCGTTCGTCGAGGACGACGACGGCGAGCGCTGGTTCCGCACCGGCGACATCGTCCACCAGCGCGAGGACGGCTACCTCGAGTTCCGCGAGCGCTCGAAGCAGTTGCTCGTGCTCTCGACGGGGAAGAACGTCGCGCCGGCGCCCATCGAGGACGCCTTCGCGTCGTCGCAGGTCGTCGAGCAGTGCATGGTCGTCGGCGACGGCGAGAAGTTCGTCGGGGCCATCATCGTCCCGAACTCCGAGCGACTCCGGACGCTCGCCGCGGAGGCGGACGTCGACCTGCCGGAGAACCCCGGCGCGATGTGCGCCCACGAGTTCGTCCGGGAGACCATCCAAGAGGAGGTCGACCGGCTCAACCAGAACTTCGAGAGGCACGAGCAGATCAAGGACTTCCGGCTCGTCCCCGAGGAGTTCACCGAGGAGAACGACATGCTGACGCCGACGATGAAGAAGAAGCGTCGGAACATCATGGAGCGCTACGAGGACGAGATCGCGGCCCTCTACGCCGAGGACTGA
- a CDS encoding PKD domain-containing protein: MRWDARRLRPGLAAVLTVMVVLGMVAAPLAVGAQPESSSVAQSATGLSASTSSPTQHGGDTAGLAAAPANESSTPTDTAPAQSSATANETAVTLVTGQTVHVTERNGTRQYRVSGDQPVQTVRTPQGTYVLPTGVDYSRFDMDLFNVDLLLSQGLDDANTSSLPVIVETEPVEFRPGQTSTGDVLASTSAVTTTETLSTPSMQSATVAKDGAGAAYTDLASADSVERVSLDVRYDLALDEAANRTNAASARQQFDVSGEGVRVAVLDTGINESHPDIDQVALEKNFTAASEEDPDGHGTHVAGIIAGDGTSNSSYVGMAPNVTLLDGRVCDTGCPSSAIISGIKWATDNDADVISISIGGPNYQVRSNDIYRDAVQYAVNNGTMVVISAGNDGRVGYGTVGSPGTLDDAFTVGSTDKTGNLSAFSSLGPTNGGFFLKPDVVAPGSNVMSANTNWKSEADYHSLSGTSMSTPVVSGIAALVEENNANYSVERLRSVIGSTADPLDPADHDNVYGQGTGLVNATDAVDPGAVVTPSTVDFGAYSENTTVTRTVTVTNFGDQSETFNVTASATGVRTGTDANASVWTNVSNPLTLGPNESADIELTVDTSLPADLYSGRLSLDDNEYTAAFGFVRAYNVTVEKQGLGGSNVTGDALWLFTNESHQLQHRFQMGLTTLTSDSHSYGIVEPGEYNLMTTGVDEDTGQPIVVVREVTIDGSTTITLDEANTTTLSLNTSAIPDADKPLVKRMIHVEAVKKAPLYYGTSGYSRSWATYGYPMSITGVSGSDSVPGPDTTTVRVSTNDDVNVTVDHLLYPDSGAGNETLDVPRVYRLLNQVQGISGPVEFDVNLTRLHEQEFRYRRTESTRNFTIEHQAEYEAGYFTSNVVHSGDVGDRLRQTFYLSPLLEQYHVTVSESGDGNWTLERSLYPRESDYTHAGLVNEHPYTTRFYPDIDGGELEVWARTQLGGSLLRYNDTAADNMTISVDGSTVWTAEEPASDFSTAVPIGPGDPYEISIVARNEQMTQSTKTVASVSATNQSDTTPPEIPDIWFGNQTPNSTVGAGTIEVLAHAYDIGGESNVTEVRIFLANDSVDTVPFTENGINPNGEWVEASPDTKWTDYIYSANFTAEAGTRLGSKGPIHVAVRAETDNGSVAKTTVFNATVVTDTPPTADFFTVPRYDDSPTVQVGQPIEFNGTSSSDNFGLDDFQWSVNGTSYSARTVEHTFDELGEYTASLTVTDSAGQTDTVTKTVTVVDRKAPSVSVTVNRSQAELNVTTVDFDASNTTDEYGIAYYEWDYDGDGTYEANTTAATTTHVFETTGNLTPVVRVVDDAGNARTVDLATIDVSDTRAPAAAVFANRTTVNVSGSVQVDAANSTDEGGIVSYTWNVTGEDGDTEGVSQVVTFDTLGTHTVAVTAVDAAGNEGTDAVDVTVVDQIDPTATLGVSDTTPEVNATTVAFDAGGASDNHEIVYYEWDVDGDGTVEANTTDATTTYTYETLGAMTPTVTVTDPSGNNATASTSLTVEDTTAPTTSLTANATTLELGDATVALDASGTTDNDEVATFHWDVDGDGTVESTTSSPTTTHTYTALGTHTVEVTAEDASGNNASATLDVTVEDTTAPAAALTANRTDVTLSDATVAFDATKTTDAGTIVSILWDWDGDGTAEANTTDATQNHTFTAPANRTVTVTAVDASGNEDTATLRVNVTDAVAPTAALSVSPNGSATDLKATDTVEFNASNATDNDQLAEFRWDWDGDGSVDATTTNATVNRTPPVDGTYTVTVTVVDRGGNTDQATTTLNVSNSLPVADAGANQTVTEGDTVTLLGNNSDDPDNDTLQYNWTRTAGLNVTLSDRNVSMPTFTAPSVSSAETVTFRLDVTDDDPTLATDTVTVTVEPEQTNTGGGGAGGGGGVGQGDGPAGTVKISDWSLSESTVAPGEQVTMTVTVSNTADETKTITPALYVDGDLVEGKRLAVLQGTERTVQFTYRFEETGTHRVSPDTIESRTVTVAKNGGATTTSHSTTTATTDDQPPTTTAAADPSETTTTAAGATPTASGGDGEDDSDAIPGFGPVAALLAVVFTVVLARRRA, from the coding sequence ATGCGATGGGATGCACGACGGCTGCGACCGGGGCTCGCAGCCGTACTGACGGTGATGGTAGTGCTCGGGATGGTCGCCGCACCACTCGCGGTCGGCGCCCAGCCCGAATCGAGTTCTGTTGCCCAGTCGGCGACGGGTCTCTCTGCTTCGACGAGTTCGCCGACGCAGCATGGTGGGGACACTGCCGGTCTGGCGGCGGCACCGGCGAACGAGTCGTCGACGCCGACGGATACGGCACCGGCCCAGTCGAGTGCAACGGCGAACGAGACAGCCGTGACGCTGGTGACCGGGCAGACGGTCCACGTGACCGAGCGCAACGGCACCCGACAGTACCGCGTCTCGGGTGACCAGCCGGTCCAGACGGTCCGGACGCCACAGGGGACGTACGTCCTCCCGACTGGGGTGGACTACTCCCGGTTCGACATGGACCTGTTCAACGTCGACCTGCTCCTCTCGCAGGGACTCGACGACGCGAACACGTCCTCGCTCCCGGTCATCGTCGAGACCGAACCGGTCGAGTTCCGGCCGGGCCAGACCAGCACCGGCGACGTCCTCGCCAGCACCTCGGCGGTCACGACGACCGAGACGCTTTCGACGCCGTCGATGCAGTCCGCGACCGTCGCCAAGGACGGCGCGGGCGCAGCCTACACCGACCTCGCGTCGGCCGACAGCGTCGAGCGCGTCTCGCTGGACGTGCGCTACGACCTCGCGCTCGACGAGGCCGCGAACCGGACGAACGCGGCGAGCGCTCGCCAGCAGTTCGACGTCTCCGGCGAGGGCGTACGGGTGGCGGTGCTCGACACGGGTATCAACGAGTCACACCCGGACATCGACCAGGTCGCCCTGGAGAAGAACTTCACCGCCGCTTCCGAGGAGGACCCGGACGGCCACGGGACCCACGTCGCCGGCATCATCGCCGGTGACGGGACCAGCAACAGCAGCTACGTCGGGATGGCCCCGAACGTCACGCTGCTCGACGGCCGCGTCTGTGACACCGGTTGTCCCTCCTCCGCCATCATCAGCGGCATCAAGTGGGCGACCGACAACGACGCCGACGTCATCAGTATCAGTATCGGCGGTCCGAACTACCAGGTTCGCTCGAACGACATCTACCGCGACGCGGTCCAGTACGCGGTGAACAACGGGACGATGGTCGTCATCTCGGCCGGCAACGATGGCCGGGTCGGGTACGGGACCGTCGGGAGTCCGGGCACGCTCGACGACGCGTTCACCGTCGGTTCGACCGACAAGACCGGCAACCTGAGCGCCTTCTCCTCGCTCGGGCCGACCAACGGCGGCTTCTTCCTGAAGCCCGACGTGGTCGCGCCGGGTTCGAACGTGATGAGCGCGAACACCAACTGGAAGTCCGAAGCGGATTACCACTCGCTCTCCGGGACCAGCATGTCGACGCCGGTCGTCTCCGGCATCGCCGCGCTCGTCGAGGAGAACAACGCGAACTACTCGGTCGAGCGCCTGCGAAGCGTCATCGGCTCGACCGCGGACCCACTCGACCCCGCCGACCACGACAACGTCTACGGGCAGGGGACCGGCCTGGTCAACGCGACCGACGCGGTCGACCCCGGTGCGGTCGTCACGCCCAGCACGGTCGACTTCGGCGCCTACAGCGAGAACACGACGGTCACCCGGACGGTCACGGTCACCAACTTCGGTGACCAGTCGGAGACGTTCAACGTCACCGCGAGCGCGACCGGCGTCCGGACCGGGACCGACGCGAACGCATCGGTCTGGACGAACGTCTCGAACCCCCTGACGCTCGGCCCGAACGAGTCCGCTGACATCGAGCTCACGGTCGATACGAGCCTCCCGGCCGACCTCTACTCCGGTCGGCTCTCGCTCGACGACAACGAGTACACCGCGGCGTTCGGGTTCGTCCGGGCGTACAACGTCACCGTCGAGAAGCAGGGGCTCGGCGGGAGCAATGTCACAGGCGACGCTCTGTGGCTGTTCACCAACGAGAGCCACCAGCTCCAGCATCGCTTCCAGATGGGGCTGACCACGCTCACCAGCGACAGTCACTCCTACGGCATCGTCGAACCGGGCGAGTACAACCTCATGACGACCGGTGTCGACGAGGATACCGGGCAACCCATCGTGGTCGTCCGCGAGGTGACTATCGACGGAAGCACGACCATCACGCTCGACGAGGCCAACACGACGACGCTCTCGCTGAACACCTCGGCGATTCCGGACGCGGACAAGCCGCTGGTGAAGCGGATGATCCACGTCGAGGCGGTGAAGAAGGCACCGCTCTACTACGGGACGAGTGGATACTCTCGCTCCTGGGCAACCTACGGCTATCCGATGTCCATCACGGGGGTGTCCGGGAGCGACAGTGTGCCCGGTCCCGATACCACGACGGTGCGGGTCAGTACGAACGACGACGTGAACGTCACCGTCGACCACCTGCTGTACCCCGACTCCGGTGCGGGCAACGAGACGCTGGACGTCCCGCGCGTCTACCGGCTGCTCAACCAGGTCCAGGGCATCTCCGGCCCCGTCGAGTTCGACGTGAATCTGACGCGACTGCACGAACAGGAGTTCCGGTACCGCCGGACCGAGTCGACGCGGAACTTCACCATCGAGCATCAGGCGGAGTACGAGGCGGGCTACTTCACCAGCAACGTCGTACACTCCGGGGACGTCGGTGACCGCCTCCGCCAGACCTTCTACCTCTCGCCGCTGCTCGAACAGTACCACGTCACCGTCTCGGAGAGCGGCGACGGGAACTGGACGCTCGAGCGGTCGCTGTACCCACGTGAATCCGACTACACGCACGCGGGCCTCGTGAACGAGCACCCGTACACGACCCGGTTCTATCCGGATATCGACGGCGGCGAGCTCGAGGTGTGGGCGAGGACGCAACTGGGCGGGTCCCTGCTGCGGTACAACGACACGGCCGCCGACAACATGACGATCTCGGTCGACGGAAGCACCGTCTGGACCGCCGAGGAGCCCGCTTCAGACTTCTCCACCGCGGTCCCCATCGGTCCGGGTGACCCGTACGAGATCAGCATCGTCGCCCGGAACGAGCAGATGACCCAGTCGACGAAGACCGTCGCGTCGGTCTCGGCGACGAACCAGTCCGACACGACACCCCCGGAGATTCCAGACATCTGGTTCGGTAACCAGACGCCGAACAGCACCGTCGGTGCGGGGACCATCGAGGTCCTCGCCCACGCGTACGACATCGGCGGCGAGAGCAACGTGACCGAGGTTCGCATCTTCCTCGCCAACGACTCCGTCGACACGGTACCGTTCACCGAGAACGGCATCAACCCGAACGGTGAGTGGGTCGAGGCGTCGCCCGACACGAAGTGGACCGACTACATCTACTCTGCCAACTTCACCGCGGAGGCCGGGACCCGGCTCGGGTCGAAGGGCCCCATCCACGTCGCCGTCCGGGCCGAGACCGACAACGGTAGCGTCGCGAAGACGACCGTGTTCAACGCCACGGTCGTCACCGACACCCCGCCGACGGCAGACTTCTTCACCGTCCCGCGGTACGACGACAGCCCGACGGTGCAGGTCGGCCAGCCCATCGAGTTCAACGGGACGTCCTCCTCGGACAACTTCGGGCTGGACGACTTCCAGTGGTCCGTCAACGGGACGAGTTACAGCGCCCGGACCGTCGAGCACACCTTCGACGAACTGGGCGAGTACACCGCCTCGCTGACCGTCACGGACAGCGCGGGCCAGACCGACACGGTGACGAAGACCGTCACGGTCGTCGACCGGAAGGCTCCGAGCGTCTCGGTGACCGTCAACCGGAGCCAGGCAGAACTGAACGTCACGACCGTGGACTTCGACGCCTCGAACACCACCGACGAGTACGGCATCGCCTACTACGAGTGGGACTACGACGGTGACGGCACCTACGAGGCGAACACCACCGCAGCGACGACCACCCACGTCTTCGAGACGACCGGGAACCTGACGCCGGTGGTCCGGGTCGTCGACGACGCCGGGAACGCGAGGACGGTCGACCTCGCGACCATCGACGTCTCCGACACGCGCGCCCCGGCGGCGGCCGTCTTCGCCAACCGGACGACGGTGAACGTCTCCGGGTCGGTTCAGGTCGACGCAGCGAACTCGACCGACGAGGGTGGCATCGTCTCCTATACCTGGAACGTCACCGGCGAGGACGGTGACACCGAGGGCGTCTCGCAGGTCGTCACGTTCGACACACTCGGGACCCACACCGTCGCCGTCACCGCCGTCGACGCCGCCGGAAACGAGGGCACCGACGCGGTCGACGTGACGGTCGTCGACCAGATCGACCCGACCGCCACACTCGGCGTCAGCGACACGACGCCCGAGGTGAACGCGACCACGGTCGCCTTCGACGCCGGTGGCGCGAGCGACAACCACGAGATCGTCTACTACGAGTGGGACGTCGATGGCGACGGCACGGTCGAGGCGAACACGACCGACGCGACGACCACCTACACGTACGAGACCCTCGGCGCGATGACGCCGACGGTGACGGTGACCGACCCGTCCGGGAACAACGCGACCGCCAGCACGAGCCTGACGGTCGAGGACACGACGGCGCCGACGACGAGCCTGACCGCCAACGCGACGACGCTCGAACTCGGCGACGCGACGGTGGCACTCGACGCCTCGGGGACCACCGACAACGACGAGGTGGCGACGTTCCACTGGGACGTCGACGGTGACGGCACCGTCGAGTCCACGACGAGCAGTCCGACCACCACGCACACGTACACCGCGCTCGGCACGCACACCGTCGAGGTGACCGCCGAGGACGCGAGCGGGAACAACGCGAGTGCGACCCTCGACGTGACCGTCGAGGACACGACGGCCCCGGCGGCCGCACTCACGGCGAACCGGACGGACGTGACGCTCTCGGACGCGACGGTCGCGTTCGACGCCACGAAGACGACCGACGCCGGCACCATCGTCTCCATCCTGTGGGACTGGGACGGCGACGGAACGGCGGAGGCGAACACGACCGACGCGACGCAGAACCACACGTTCACCGCGCCCGCGAACCGGACCGTGACGGTCACGGCCGTCGACGCCAGCGGGAACGAAGACACCGCGACGCTCCGGGTCAACGTGACCGACGCGGTCGCACCGACCGCGGCTCTCTCGGTGAGTCCGAACGGGTCCGCGACGGACCTGAAGGCGACCGACACGGTCGAGTTCAACGCCTCGAACGCCACCGACAACGACCAGCTCGCCGAGTTCCGGTGGGACTGGGACGGTGACGGTAGCGTCGACGCGACCACGACCAACGCGACGGTCAACCGCACCCCGCCCGTCGACGGCACCTACACCGTGACGGTCACGGTCGTGGACCGCGGCGGTAACACCGACCAGGCGACGACGACCCTGAACGTCTCCAACAGCCTGCCGGTCGCCGACGCCGGGGCGAACCAGACCGTCACGGAGGGCGACACGGTGACGCTCCTCGGGAACAACTCCGACGACCCCGACAACGACACGCTCCAGTACAACTGGACGCGGACCGCGGGGCTCAACGTCACGCTCTCTGACCGGAACGTGTCCATGCCGACGTTCACCGCACCGAGCGTCTCCTCGGCGGAGACGGTCACCTTCCGCCTCGACGTGACCGACGACGACCCGACGCTCGCGACCGACACGGTGACGGTCACGGTCGAACCGGAGCAGACCAACACCGGCGGCGGTGGTGCTGGCGGTGGTGGCGGTGTCGGCCAGGGCGACGGCCCGGCCGGCACCGTCAAAATCAGCGACTGGTCGCTCTCGGAGTCGACGGTCGCGCCCGGCGAGCAGGTGACGATGACGGTCACCGTCTCGAACACGGCCGACGAGACGAAGACCATCACGCCGGCGCTGTACGTCGACGGCGACCTCGTCGAGGGCAAGCGGCTGGCGGTGCTGCAGGGGACCGAACGGACCGTCCAGTTCACCTACCGGTTCGAGGAGACCGGCACGCACCGGGTGAGCCCCGACACGATCGAGTCCAGGACGGTGACCGTCGCGAAGAACGGCGGAGCGACCACGACGAGTCACTCCACGACGACCGCGACGACCGACGACCAGCCGCCGACCACCACGGCGGCGGCCGACCCGTCCGAGACGACCACGACTGCGGCGGGGGCGACCCCGACCGCGAGTGGTGGCGACGGCGAGGATGACAGCGACGCCATCCCCGGCTTCGGACCGGTCGCCGCGCTGCTGGCGGTCGTGTTCACGGTCGTGCTCGCACGGCGGCGAGCCTGA
- a CDS encoding MBL fold metallo-hydrolase has translation MAPGDPREVTTGECTDLYYVDTGMYDTDEYGAVYILDAEQVAIVDTGIGTNYERILDALDALDIAPGDVEYLVPTHVHLDHAGGAGYLAEACPNATVAVHERGARHIVDPSRLWEGTKGAVGDQIKWYTEPKPVPEDRVRELADGDVVRLGDHSLHATHAPGHAPHQHVFYDPTNDAVFTADAAGIYVPTFDSVRETTPPPQFDLEQAIDDVEKLRAIDPSTLLYPHFGPAPTESRLTEYEAQLEAWVASVAEMREELEDDEAVVAHFVEDTEMGEVWGEEKARGETAMNVRGVLQYLDRTGN, from the coding sequence ATGGCTCCAGGCGACCCTCGAGAAGTCACGACAGGAGAGTGTACAGACCTCTACTACGTCGATACGGGGATGTACGACACCGACGAGTACGGCGCCGTCTACATCCTCGACGCCGAGCAGGTGGCCATCGTGGACACCGGCATCGGGACGAACTACGAGCGCATCCTCGACGCGCTCGACGCGCTGGACATCGCGCCGGGCGACGTGGAGTACCTCGTGCCCACGCACGTCCACCTCGACCACGCGGGCGGGGCGGGCTACCTCGCCGAGGCGTGCCCGAACGCGACCGTCGCCGTCCACGAGCGCGGCGCCCGCCACATCGTCGACCCGTCCAGGCTCTGGGAGGGGACGAAGGGCGCGGTCGGCGACCAGATCAAGTGGTACACCGAACCGAAACCGGTGCCCGAGGACCGGGTGCGGGAACTCGCCGACGGCGACGTCGTCAGGCTCGGCGACCACTCGCTGCACGCGACCCACGCCCCCGGTCACGCCCCGCACCAGCACGTCTTCTACGACCCGACCAACGACGCGGTGTTCACCGCGGACGCGGCCGGTATCTACGTACCGACGTTCGACAGCGTCCGCGAGACCACGCCGCCGCCGCAGTTCGACCTCGAACAGGCCATCGACGACGTGGAGAAGCTCCGCGCCATCGACCCGTCGACCCTGCTGTACCCGCACTTCGGCCCGGCCCCGACCGAGAGCCGGCTCACCGAGTACGAGGCCCAGCTGGAGGCGTGGGTCGCCAGCGTCGCGGAGATGCGCGAGGAACTCGAGGACGACGAGGCGGTCGTCGCGCACTTCGTCGAGGACACCGAGATGGGCGAGGTGTGGGGCGAGGAGAAGGCCCGCGGTGAGACGGCGATGAACGTCCGGGGCGTGTTGCAGTACCTGGACAGGACTGGCAACTGA
- the serS gene encoding serine--tRNA ligase, whose product MLDRRYIRENPEEVRESLDQRGYDVDLDEILDMDEEWRELKARGDELRHERNTVSQKIGQLKQEGKDEEAQEAIERSSELKEELEDIEDRADELDAELDERLLEIPQVPHESVPVGEDEADNVEEERWGFDDLRDLPAEVTPHYDLGEDLDIIDEARGAKTTGAGFYFLKGDGARLEHALIQFMLDVHREQDYVDVFPPVPVKSTSMRGTGQLPKFNEDAYRIGGDEFDDYDDDDLWLCPTAEVPVTNMYRDDILLREDLPLKHQAYTPNFRREAGEHGTETRGIVRVHQFNKVELVNFVEPEGSYDRLETLVDEAAEVLERLGLPYRVLNLCTGDLTFASAKTYDLEVWAPGTDSDEGPEDLGGRWLEVSSASNFEDFQARRAGIRYRREHHESAEYLHTLNASGTAVGRVMVAILEYYQNEDGTVTVPEALRPYMGGTEVIEGHEKVGESALGTGE is encoded by the coding sequence ATGCTTGACCGCCGGTACATCCGAGAGAATCCGGAGGAGGTCCGCGAGAGTCTCGACCAGCGAGGCTACGACGTCGACCTCGACGAGATCCTCGATATGGACGAGGAGTGGCGCGAACTGAAGGCCAGGGGCGACGAACTCCGCCACGAGCGCAACACGGTGAGCCAGAAGATCGGCCAGCTCAAACAGGAGGGGAAGGACGAGGAGGCTCAGGAGGCCATCGAGCGCTCGAGCGAACTCAAGGAGGAGCTCGAGGACATCGAAGACCGCGCCGACGAACTCGACGCGGAACTCGACGAGCGCCTGCTCGAGATTCCCCAGGTCCCCCACGAGTCGGTCCCCGTCGGCGAGGACGAGGCCGACAACGTCGAGGAGGAGCGCTGGGGCTTCGACGACCTGCGCGACCTGCCCGCGGAGGTCACGCCGCACTACGACCTCGGCGAGGACCTCGACATCATCGACGAGGCGCGCGGTGCGAAGACCACCGGCGCCGGCTTCTACTTCCTCAAGGGCGACGGGGCACGCCTCGAGCACGCGCTCATCCAGTTCATGCTCGACGTCCACCGCGAGCAGGACTACGTCGACGTGTTCCCGCCGGTCCCGGTGAAGTCGACCTCGATGCGTGGCACCGGCCAGCTGCCGAAGTTCAACGAGGACGCCTACCGCATCGGCGGCGACGAGTTCGACGACTACGACGACGACGACCTCTGGCTCTGTCCCACCGCGGAGGTCCCGGTGACGAACATGTACCGCGACGACATCCTCCTGCGCGAGGACCTTCCCCTCAAGCACCAGGCGTACACGCCGAACTTCCGGCGCGAGGCCGGCGAGCACGGGACCGAGACCCGCGGCATCGTCCGCGTCCACCAGTTCAACAAGGTCGAACTCGTCAACTTCGTCGAGCCGGAGGGGAGCTACGACCGGCTCGAGACGCTGGTCGACGAGGCCGCCGAGGTGCTCGAACGCCTCGGACTCCCGTACCGCGTGTTGAACCTCTGCACCGGCGACCTCACCTTCGCCAGCGCGAAGACCTACGACCTCGAGGTGTGGGCCCCCGGCACCGACAGCGACGAGGGCCCGGAGGACCTCGGTGGGCGCTGGCTCGAGGTGTCGAGCGCGTCGAACTTCGAGGACTTCCAGGCGCGGCGGGCCGGCATCCGCTACCGCCGCGAGCACCACGAGAGCGCGGAGTACCTCCACACGCTCAACGCCTCGGGCACCGCGGTCGGCCGCGTGATGGTCGCTATCCTCGAGTACTACCAGAACGAGGACGGCACCGTCACCGTCCCCGAGGCCCTGCGCCCGTACATGGGCGGCACCGAGGTCATCGAGGGCCACGAGAAGGTCGGCGAGAGCGCCCTCGGCACGGGCGAGTAG
- a CDS encoding SHOCT domain-containing protein translates to MSPALASHGAGLSPAFLGGIGAPELLVLLLLVALPVGIVLALVVAIRGLTGGRRQDPALESLRLAYARGDLSRSEYEERLHVLEQDRR, encoded by the coding sequence ATGTCCCCTGCCCTGGCCAGTCACGGCGCCGGGTTGTCGCCCGCGTTCCTCGGCGGCATCGGCGCCCCCGAACTCCTCGTGTTGCTCCTGCTGGTCGCGCTCCCGGTGGGTATCGTCCTCGCACTGGTCGTCGCCATTCGTGGCCTCACCGGCGGCCGGCGACAGGACCCCGCGCTCGAATCGCTCCGGCTCGCCTACGCAAGGGGCGACCTCTCCCGGAGCGAGTACGAGGAGCGCCTGCACGTGCTCGAACAGGACCGGCGCTGA
- a CDS encoding SHOCT domain-containing protein: MVLALDTLAAAGPLFVGGIGGPEILVILLVFGLPAVLVLIAAGLGREVLTGANEDSALEALREEYARGEIDREEYEERRDVLVDEGRD; this comes from the coding sequence ATGGTCCTCGCACTCGACACCCTCGCCGCGGCCGGCCCCCTGTTCGTGGGTGGTATCGGCGGTCCGGAGATACTGGTCATCCTCCTCGTGTTCGGCCTCCCGGCCGTCCTCGTCCTCATCGCGGCCGGGCTCGGCCGCGAAGTGCTGACCGGGGCGAACGAGGACTCCGCACTCGAAGCGCTCCGGGAGGAGTACGCCCGCGGGGAGATCGACCGCGAGGAGTACGAGGAGCGCCGCGACGTGCTGGTCGACGAGGGCCGGGACTGA